The Cyclobacteriaceae bacterium genome includes a region encoding these proteins:
- a CDS encoding OmpH family outer membrane protein: MKVFATVAVILLFGLNFAEAQKFGYIDTNFILSKMPEYAKAQSEIDQLSSGWQKEVEDMSKNVEALYSSLKAEEVLLTDEMKAERLEAIHKKEADLKEYQRKVFGFGGLLFLKKQELVKPLQDKVFDAVEKVAKQNRLAIIFDKSGELVMIYTDPRHDYTDFVLEELGLGDPNDRIK; encoded by the coding sequence ATGAAGGTTTTCGCAACAGTAGCAGTAATTCTATTATTCGGCCTGAATTTTGCCGAAGCACAGAAGTTCGGATACATCGACACAAACTTCATTCTGAGTAAAATGCCGGAGTATGCGAAAGCTCAAAGTGAGATTGATCAGCTTTCAAGCGGGTGGCAAAAGGAAGTTGAAGACATGTCGAAGAATGTGGAAGCTCTTTATTCTTCATTGAAAGCAGAGGAAGTGCTTTTGACAGACGAGATGAAGGCTGAGCGTCTTGAGGCGATTCATAAAAAAGAAGCTGATTTGAAAGAATATCAGCGTAAAGTTTTTGGGTTTGGTGGTCTATTGTTTTTGAAAAAACAGGAATTGGTTAAACCTTTGCAGGATAAAGTATTTGATGCAGTTGAGAAAGTCGCGAAACAAAATCGTTTGGCGATCATCTTCGATAAATCAGGTGAGCTTGTAATGATCTATACTGACCCTCGTCATGATTATACAGACTTTGTTTTGGAAGAACTTGGATTAGGTGATCCGAATGATAGAATTAAGTAA
- a CDS encoding isoprenyl transferase: MSEIGYFCALVASLKDKIDPANMPQHIAIIMDGNGRWAKKKGAARIFGHRNAIQAVTDVTEGCGELGVKYLTLYAFSTENWGRPKEEVDGLMELLVNTIKKEINNLMENRVRLQTIGDISHLPKACQKNLEEAKETTKNNTGLTVLLALNYSGRWEILKAARKLAAEAQRGQLHPEDIDEKMFSGLLETANVPDPELLIRTSGELRVSNFLLWQIAYTELYITGTLWPDFRKEDLYEAIYSYQHRERRFGKVLEPNT; encoded by the coding sequence ATGTCGGAAATAGGCTACTTTTGCGCCCTTGTGGCTTCTTTAAAAGACAAAATTGATCCGGCTAACATGCCTCAGCACATTGCTATCATCATGGATGGCAACGGGCGCTGGGCTAAGAAAAAGGGTGCTGCCCGTATTTTCGGTCATAGAAATGCGATTCAGGCAGTCACAGACGTTACTGAGGGGTGCGGAGAATTAGGTGTTAAATACCTGACATTGTATGCCTTCAGCACCGAAAATTGGGGTCGGCCAAAAGAAGAGGTAGACGGATTGATGGAGCTGTTGGTAAATACCATAAAAAAAGAGATCAATAATCTGATGGAGAACCGTGTGAGGCTTCAAACGATTGGTGACATCTCTCACTTGCCAAAGGCGTGTCAGAAAAATCTGGAGGAAGCAAAAGAGACAACGAAGAACAATACAGGACTCACAGTTTTACTGGCCTTGAATTACAGTGGAAGATGGGAGATTTTAAAAGCAGCCAGGAAACTCGCTGCAGAAGCACAGCGTGGTCAATTGCATCCTGAAGACATTGATGAAAAAATGTTCTCCGGCCTTTTGGAAACAGCAAATGTTCCTGATCCTGAACTACTGATTCGTACCAGTGGAGAACTTAGGGTTAGTAATTTTTTACTCTGGCAGATCGCTTACACTGAATTATATATTACCGGAACGTTGTGGCCCGATTTCAGAAAGGAAGATTTATATGAGGCCATCTATTCCTATCAACATCGTGAACGCAGATTTGGAAAAGTATTAGAACCGAATACCTGA
- a CDS encoding tetratricopeptide repeat protein, producing the protein MKIGIVIIFCLICFHLPGQTPRVDQAKKLYEAKKFAEVIQLLKPVDDDEKDYPAAQYYLGRVAFDKKEYDDAADYFSEASDEDQTKAEYFTWLGNAYGNIARDANVMRQGILAPKMRNAWEKAITLDSKNIDARSSLIQYYTQAPGFMGGSFDKAKEMANQIMKLNPAQGHLQMGNILVSEKKIPQAEKEFIEMVKIDPLYVTGLANFYLNQKQYDKAFSLYEEKIKQNPDDYAAIYQYGRLSALSNQRLDRGEEYLKKYMTYTPKQNEPSIAAANMRMGQIIEKKGNKAEAKKYYETALKGDATLKDAQDGLQRTSK; encoded by the coding sequence ATGAAAATAGGAATCGTTATCATTTTCTGTCTGATTTGCTTTCACCTTCCAGGTCAGACCCCCAGAGTTGATCAGGCGAAAAAACTTTATGAGGCAAAGAAATTTGCAGAGGTGATTCAACTCTTAAAACCTGTCGATGATGATGAGAAAGATTACCCGGCAGCTCAGTATTATTTAGGCCGTGTTGCTTTTGATAAGAAAGAGTACGACGATGCTGCTGATTACTTTTCAGAAGCTTCTGATGAAGATCAAACGAAGGCAGAATATTTCACCTGGCTTGGAAACGCGTATGGAAATATTGCCCGCGATGCCAATGTGATGAGGCAAGGAATCCTTGCACCGAAAATGAGAAATGCATGGGAGAAGGCCATTACGCTCGACTCTAAAAATATTGATGCACGCAGCTCCCTGATACAATATTATACCCAGGCACCGGGGTTTATGGGCGGCAGCTTTGATAAGGCAAAAGAGATGGCGAATCAGATTATGAAACTGAATCCTGCCCAAGGTCATCTTCAGATGGGCAATATTCTGGTTTCAGAGAAGAAGATTCCTCAAGCTGAAAAAGAATTTATTGAAATGGTAAAGATCGATCCGCTTTATGTTACGGGACTTGCTAACTTCTACCTTAATCAAAAGCAATACGACAAAGCCTTCTCCTTGTATGAAGAAAAAATAAAGCAGAACCCGGATGATTATGCTGCCATCTATCAATATGGAAGATTGAGTGCATTATCGAATCAACGACTTGATCGTGGAGAAGAGTATTTGAAAAAATACATGACCTATACACCTAAACAAAATGAGCCATCAATAGCAGCAGCCAACATGCGCATGGGACAGATCATAGAGAAAAAAGGAAACAAAGCAGAGGCGAAGAAATATTATGAAACGGCATTAAAAGGTGATGCTACTTTAAAGGATGCTCAGGATGGCCTTCAACGAACATCGAAATAG
- a CDS encoding OmpH family outer membrane protein — translation MRTAFILLLTLFSSVAFAQTAQKIGYADWEYIFSQMPESKQIDNELKTHGTQLEAQLKAKYSEYEAKLKTYQSTAATMLDAVRKDKETELTQLQENIQKFQQDAQTSLQKKQTTLMAPIYTKVGKAIEDAAKENGYSFIFAPQMPQGGDILLYSDEKFDISLLVLKKLGITPAPSTAVTPK, via the coding sequence ATGAGAACTGCATTTATTCTTTTATTGACCCTGTTCTCGTCTGTAGCATTCGCGCAGACGGCACAAAAGATAGGGTATGCCGACTGGGAATATATCTTTAGCCAGATGCCCGAGTCAAAACAAATTGACAATGAATTAAAAACTCACGGCACACAACTTGAAGCTCAGTTGAAGGCTAAGTATTCTGAGTACGAAGCAAAATTGAAAACATATCAGTCAACAGCAGCTACCATGCTTGATGCAGTCCGCAAGGATAAGGAAACAGAATTGACTCAACTCCAGGAGAACATCCAGAAGTTTCAACAGGATGCACAAACATCCTTGCAGAAGAAACAAACAACTCTGATGGCCCCGATCTATACTAAAGTAGGAAAGGCAATTGAAGATGCTGCCAAGGAAAATGGTTACTCATTTATTTTTGCACCTCAAATGCCACAAGGCGGTGATATCCTTCTTTACAGTGATGAAAAGTTTGATATCTCTTTGCTTGTATTAAAGAAATTGGGAATTACCCCTGCCCCGTCAACAGCGGTGACACCGAAGTAA
- the scpB gene encoding SMC-Scp complex subunit ScpB, with the protein MDFLQNHIEALIFCSPSPIKLAELKSCLSEMFNADVPEEDIIGAIQRVTDKFEHEDFSFQLNKAGGGYQFLTKPAYQASIGIMLKQQSKKRLSTSAMETLSIIAYKQPVSKTEVETIRGVNCDYAVQKLLEKGLIEIQGKGDGVGRPLIYGTSPKFMEYFGISELNELPTPKDFSQEVNTIGDTSESQQ; encoded by the coding sequence TTGGACTTCCTGCAGAATCATATTGAGGCGCTTATTTTTTGTTCGCCATCTCCTATAAAACTGGCTGAACTAAAATCGTGTCTTTCAGAAATGTTCAATGCAGATGTTCCTGAAGAAGATATCATCGGAGCCATTCAACGCGTCACAGATAAATTCGAACACGAAGACTTTTCATTTCAATTGAATAAAGCCGGTGGCGGTTATCAGTTCCTGACGAAACCAGCTTACCAGGCGAGCATCGGCATCATGCTCAAGCAACAGTCTAAAAAAAGATTGTCTACCTCAGCAATGGAAACACTTTCCATCATTGCTTACAAACAGCCTGTATCTAAAACAGAAGTAGAAACTATTCGTGGTGTAAACTGCGATTACGCTGTTCAAAAATTACTTGAAAAAGGACTCATTGAAATTCAGGGCAAAGGTGATGGAGTTGGTCGTCCACTGATCTATGGTACCAGTCCAAAATTCATGGAATACTTCGGTATCAGCGAATTGAATGAGTTGCCAACCCCTAAAGATTTTTCTCAGGAGGTTAACACCATCGGTGACACCTCTGAATCTCAGCAGTAG
- a CDS encoding pseudouridine synthase, with protein MAQKSRFRTTSGPTANRSEKFKKKSQRDKEASRGGDSSFKKSSSSSDRKPPFKKSFGGGKPFQKRDFKDKGDSAPRSFGGERDSKDSAERKPSYSRGSGAQKRNFKDKESGKDSKDFSERKPKSFSRNPDLQKRDYKDKGPSTPRSFDADKGSKDFSERKPKSFSREDSAPFKAKRPRTDSPDSVRSKRSFDEKDSKPAGKKPFNGPKGKSFEERSPEYASEQTEDLIRLNKFISNSGICSRREADDLITMGLITVNGKSVTELGYKVKRTDDVRHDGKRLKAEKPVYILLNKPKGFITTTDDPQDRNTVMNLIEGACKERVYPVGRLDRNTSGLLLLTNDGDLTEKLSHPKHNIKKIYKAELDRALTKNDFQKILEGVRLEEGKAMVDDLAMVSDDGKTVGLEIHIGWNRIVRRIFEALGYEVVKLDRSVYATLDKKDLPRGHWRFLRQDEVIRLKHFQ; from the coding sequence ATGGCGCAAAAAAGTCGATTCCGTACAACCTCTGGCCCTACCGCCAACAGGTCAGAAAAATTCAAAAAAAAATCTCAGCGGGATAAGGAAGCTTCGCGTGGTGGTGACTCTTCTTTCAAAAAAAGCAGCAGCTCATCGGACCGCAAACCGCCCTTCAAGAAATCATTCGGAGGAGGCAAACCATTTCAAAAGAGAGACTTCAAAGATAAAGGTGACAGCGCTCCAAGATCATTCGGAGGAGAAAGAGATTCAAAAGATTCAGCGGAAAGAAAGCCATCGTATTCACGCGGATCAGGAGCTCAGAAAAGGAATTTTAAAGACAAGGAAAGCGGTAAAGACTCCAAAGATTTTTCAGAAAGAAAACCAAAATCATTTTCAAGAAATCCTGATCTTCAGAAAAGAGATTATAAGGATAAAGGACCATCAACACCCCGATCTTTTGATGCAGATAAGGGATCAAAGGATTTTTCAGAAAGGAAGCCAAAATCATTCTCCCGCGAAGATTCAGCACCTTTTAAGGCAAAACGACCACGTACAGATTCACCGGATTCAGTCCGATCAAAAAGAAGTTTTGATGAAAAGGATTCAAAACCTGCAGGCAAGAAACCTTTCAATGGACCTAAAGGAAAATCTTTTGAAGAAAGATCCCCTGAATATGCTTCTGAGCAAACAGAAGATCTGATCAGATTAAATAAATTCATTTCCAACAGTGGTATTTGTTCCCGTCGTGAAGCGGATGATCTCATTACAATGGGACTGATTACAGTAAACGGAAAATCTGTTACTGAATTAGGCTATAAAGTAAAACGCACCGACGATGTTCGTCATGATGGTAAAAGATTAAAAGCTGAAAAACCAGTTTATATTTTATTGAACAAGCCCAAAGGATTCATTACAACTACTGATGATCCACAAGATCGCAACACGGTCATGAATTTGATTGAAGGAGCTTGTAAAGAACGCGTATATCCGGTAGGAAGATTAGATCGGAATACATCAGGACTTTTGCTTCTGACCAATGACGGCGACCTTACGGAAAAACTTTCCCACCCAAAGCATAACATAAAGAAGATCTATAAGGCTGAGCTTGACAGAGCCCTCACCAAAAATGATTTTCAAAAAATCCTTGAAGGTGTTCGTCTAGAAGAAGGAAAAGCAATGGTGGATGATCTTGCCATGGTTTCAGACGATGGTAAAACGGTTGGACTTGAAATTCATATCGGCTGGAATCGTATCGTCAGAAGAATTTTTGAAGCACTGGGTTATGAGGTAGTAAAACTGGATCGTTCTGTTTATGCTACGCTCGATAAAAAAGATTTGCCGCGTGGCCATTGGAGATTCCTTCGCCAGGATGAAGTGATCCGGCTAAAGCATTTTCAATAA
- a CDS encoding DUF1211 domain-containing protein — MFRESFKKHYIGLNQEFRFRGEEPGRLENFSDAIFALAITLLLISTSPPTNFEQIKRFTFDLIPFLLCIALIVSIWHEHFTFFYRYGLRNGRIIFLNTLFLIIVLFYVYPLKFLSKLILIPISILIGNEKLKSEFDGIMKSEDIGDLMIIYGIGAASISLVLMMMYRYALKKSDELELNEIERFDTKVSARSNFLMAIIPLVSVVVAFIFRGTWLAGFLGGMTYFLYTPVMSIHGRSTDKKRKKLLLAHATPSIEEPAPSLKE; from the coding sequence ATGTTCCGCGAGTCCTTCAAAAAACATTACATCGGATTAAATCAGGAGTTTCGTTTTCGTGGTGAAGAGCCAGGAAGATTAGAAAATTTCAGTGATGCAATCTTTGCCCTTGCCATCACCCTGCTTCTCATTTCAACTTCTCCACCTACCAATTTTGAACAGATCAAAAGGTTTACGTTTGACCTGATTCCTTTTCTTTTGTGCATTGCATTGATCGTATCGATCTGGCACGAACATTTCACTTTCTTTTATCGCTACGGTTTGCGAAATGGCAGGATCATTTTCCTGAATACTCTGTTTCTGATCATCGTGTTATTCTATGTTTACCCGCTGAAGTTTCTTTCAAAACTTATTTTGATTCCAATCTCCATTCTTATCGGCAATGAAAAACTGAAAAGTGAGTTCGATGGAATTATGAAATCCGAAGATATCGGCGATCTGATGATCATTTATGGAATTGGTGCTGCAAGCATATCACTTGTTCTCATGATGATGTATCGATATGCTCTGAAAAAATCAGATGAACTTGAACTCAATGAAATTGAGCGTTTTGATACTAAAGTAAGCGCGAGATCCAATTTCCTGATGGCCATTATTCCTTTAGTTTCCGTTGTAGTTGCCTTTATTTTCAGAGGTACCTGGTTGGCCGGTTTTCTGGGTGGGATGACTTACTTCTTATACACTCCTGTGATGTCTATACACGGAAGGAGTACTGATAAAAAAAGAAAGAAGCTTCTTTTGGCTCATGCAACTCCATCTATTGAAGAGCCAGCGCCTTCATTAAAGGAGTAA
- a CDS encoding NAD kinase, with protein sequence MRVGIHGKDFQQKSPLFIEQILTRLSRYKADIFVSSKFYKQFRSHQDFKLKVFEHGDNLKNLDFFLSIGGDGTLLESVTYIGKSEIPILGVNTGRLGFLATLHRDGIEVALDNLFSKRYSVDERVMLSLVSDPKLFTGLNFALNDFTIMKKDTSSMITVHVSVDGELLNSYWADGVVVSTPTGSTGYSLSCGGPLVFPESESFVVTPVSPHNLTARPIVVSDQSELTFKIEGRSKKFLVSLDSRFETVDEKVKLKIKKERFKAHIIQLPGQHYFKTLRQKLNWGLDIRN encoded by the coding sequence ATGCGCGTTGGAATACACGGAAAAGATTTTCAGCAAAAGTCGCCTCTCTTCATTGAGCAGATTCTTACCCGCTTGAGTCGTTACAAAGCCGACATCTTTGTTTCATCAAAATTTTACAAACAGTTCAGATCGCATCAGGATTTTAAACTGAAAGTTTTTGAACACGGCGACAATCTTAAGAATCTGGATTTTTTTCTTTCAATAGGCGGCGATGGAACATTACTGGAATCCGTCACCTACATTGGTAAAAGCGAAATACCAATACTGGGTGTTAATACAGGAAGACTTGGATTTCTCGCTACACTTCATCGTGACGGAATAGAAGTCGCACTCGATAATCTATTCAGTAAAAGATATTCTGTGGATGAACGTGTGATGCTTTCACTTGTATCAGATCCAAAATTATTTACAGGTCTCAATTTTGCATTGAATGATTTTACCATCATGAAGAAAGATACATCTTCCATGATCACGGTTCATGTTTCTGTTGATGGCGAACTATTGAATTCATATTGGGCGGATGGTGTGGTAGTTTCAACACCTACAGGTTCTACTGGCTACTCGCTTAGTTGTGGAGGTCCGCTGGTATTCCCTGAATCAGAAAGCTTTGTTGTTACACCTGTTAGTCCTCATAACCTTACCGCGCGCCCAATTGTGGTGTCAGATCAATCGGAGTTGACGTTTAAAATCGAAGGACGCAGCAAGAAATTTTTGGTATCTCTTGATTCACGATTCGAAACTGTGGATGAGAAAGTGAAGCTTAAAATAAAGAAGGAGAGATTCAAAGCACACATCATTCAACTTCCAGGTCAGCATTATTTTAAGACCCTCCGTCAAAAACTCAACTGGGGTTTAGACATTAGAAACTAG
- a CDS encoding OmpH family outer membrane protein codes for MRIFAFVFFAFISTVTFAQTEAKYGFADWETILLKMPETKQIENNLKIHSDQLKAQLDAKYKEYEAKYKAYQAGGATMLDAVRQDKEAELTQMQQNIQKFQQDAQTSMQKKQNDLMEPVFVKISKAIKEVSKEHGFTFVFTAKSLGGEDILLYSDEKYDISPLVLKKFGILPTTTAATK; via the coding sequence ATGAGAATTTTTGCTTTTGTTTTTTTTGCGTTCATTTCTACGGTAACATTTGCTCAAACCGAAGCGAAATACGGTTTTGCTGATTGGGAAACCATTCTGTTAAAAATGCCGGAAACGAAGCAAATTGAAAATAACCTGAAGATCCACAGTGATCAACTGAAGGCGCAGCTCGATGCTAAGTACAAAGAGTATGAGGCAAAGTACAAAGCATATCAGGCTGGAGGCGCAACCATGTTAGATGCTGTTCGTCAGGACAAAGAAGCAGAACTTACTCAAATGCAGCAGAATATTCAGAAGTTTCAACAGGATGCTCAGACCTCTATGCAAAAGAAACAAAATGATTTAATGGAGCCTGTGTTTGTTAAAATTTCTAAAGCGATAAAAGAGGTTTCAAAGGAGCATGGCTTTACGTTTGTGTTCACAGCAAAATCACTTGGTGGTGAAGACATTCTTCTCTACAGTGATGAAAAGTATGACATCTCACCTCTTGTCTTAAAGAAATTTGGCATTTTGCCAACCACTACCGCAGCAACTAAATAA
- a CDS encoding outer membrane beta-barrel protein produces the protein MMLLEKPSSLFVGLLIIFNISTGAAQITQRSEVGIGVGTFNYTGDLVRSYNFSFSQPAATIFYRSNISKVVSFRASLTAGNLKADDKSAPIDAFATKRNASFDVFLSELSGVYEYHFLDWRDTKRRLRYTPYLFAGLALFNISGVPSKTAEYSNVQMSIPFGGGMKYVLNPKYYLSLEFGVRKTFFDYLDNVSDADISSKNYQYGNKFDTDTYYFIGFTITRTFYDIPCPTNPYR, from the coding sequence ATGATGCTACTGGAAAAGCCTTCCAGTCTTTTTGTTGGTCTTCTCATCATTTTCAACATCTCAACAGGTGCTGCACAGATTACTCAGCGCTCTGAAGTAGGGATTGGTGTTGGCACCTTTAACTATACCGGCGATTTAGTACGGTCTTACAATTTTTCTTTTTCTCAACCTGCCGCAACGATCTTCTATCGATCCAACATAAGTAAAGTTGTAAGTTTTCGGGCATCACTGACAGCGGGAAATCTTAAAGCAGATGACAAAAGTGCTCCCATTGATGCTTTTGCAACAAAAAGAAATGCATCCTTCGATGTTTTCCTATCAGAACTATCAGGCGTTTATGAATATCACTTTCTTGATTGGAGAGATACCAAACGAAGATTGAGATATACACCCTACCTTTTTGCAGGCCTGGCCTTGTTCAACATTTCCGGAGTTCCATCAAAAACAGCAGAGTACAGCAATGTGCAGATGTCCATACCTTTTGGTGGAGGGATGAAATATGTCCTTAACCCAAAATACTATCTCTCCCTTGAATTTGGGGTCAGAAAGACCTTTTTTGACTATCTGGACAATGTTTCTGATGCAGATATCAGCTCTAAAAATTATCAGTACGGAAATAAATTTGATACTGATACCTACTATTTCATTGGTTTTACCATCACCCGCACCTTTTACGACATTCCCTGCCCAACGAATCCCTACCGATAG
- a CDS encoding BamA/TamA family outer membrane protein — MRRIFILCLLVVCGFSTEAQFRRGRDKTDAPAEAAKPDAAAFNYSNPSEFIIAGIDITGLNVLDKNAMISLTGLKIGDKIKIPGDQIATAIRKMWKMGLVGDISITVDRIEGQNAYLLITLAERPRLTDFYFTGISKAKQASLKDDLKLIKGKIVNDAVVRNTELTVKKYFAKKGFLNTEVKINQEQDTLNRGGVRLRIGVDLKTKVRINQIIFEGNNEVQDGTLKKKLKKTHEHARFSLHRALLAAVLNTHPREYRAALDSSRKVGFKDVKGFIQQNVKPNIFASSKFIRSDFDEDKKKMIDYYNTQGYRDAEILSDTIVRHNKNSIDIIFKLSEGRKYYFRNIFWTGNYLHPASTLNKILDIKKGDVYNKEMIDRKTSFNPKGADISGLYMDDGYLFFRVNAVEVAIVGDSIDLEMRIFEGEQAIIDRVIISGNERTSDHVIRRELSTIPGQKFRRSDIIRTQQLLSSMGYFNPQKIEQDIRPNQANGTVDIEWKVEEQSNDQVQLSGGWGGYYGFVGTVGLTFNNFSMRNVGHFEKWKPLPVGDGQKLSLQAQANGASFQSYSLSFTEPWLGGSRPNSFTVSLSHSISRRPNSNYQFTDDFSLKQSGITLSLGRRLEWPDNYFSLTNSVSFLVYNYNNYLYGSTSLPAVGQTNSLTFNTTLARTSIDNPMFPTSGSEIRLSVSLTPPYSLFRNDNYVKDINERYKWLELHKWMFDSKFYVKLLGSQKPNGRSLVMEARAHMGFIGRYNSKLPQGPFERFFMGGAGLAGGFNSYVLGQEIVGLRGYADNLITPPLYALRNGNSATTIEGGIVYDKFVMELRYPISTSQSATIYTFVFGEAGNNWDNFYEFNPFNSYRSAGFGARIFMPAFGLIGLNWAYGFDKIKNATDISGSQFHFTIGQQIR, encoded by the coding sequence ATGAGAAGGATTTTTATTTTGTGTTTGCTGGTGGTATGCGGTTTTTCAACTGAAGCGCAGTTCCGGAGAGGTCGTGATAAAACGGATGCACCTGCTGAAGCAGCGAAACCCGATGCAGCAGCGTTTAACTATTCTAATCCATCTGAATTTATTATTGCAGGCATTGATATCACGGGACTTAATGTTCTTGATAAAAATGCAATGATCTCATTGACCGGATTGAAGATTGGTGATAAGATTAAGATTCCTGGAGATCAGATTGCCACTGCCATTCGCAAGATGTGGAAGATGGGACTTGTTGGTGATATCTCGATCACTGTTGACAGGATCGAAGGTCAGAATGCATACCTTCTTATAACACTTGCAGAGCGACCACGACTTACCGATTTCTATTTCACTGGGATATCAAAAGCAAAGCAGGCATCTCTGAAAGATGATCTAAAACTTATTAAAGGAAAGATTGTCAATGACGCCGTTGTTCGCAATACGGAATTAACGGTGAAGAAATATTTCGCAAAGAAGGGCTTTCTTAACACTGAAGTAAAGATCAATCAGGAACAGGATACACTTAATCGTGGAGGAGTAAGATTAAGGATCGGAGTTGATCTTAAGACTAAAGTGAGAATCAATCAGATAATTTTTGAAGGCAATAACGAAGTCCAGGACGGAACTTTAAAAAAGAAGTTGAAAAAGACGCACGAACATGCGCGCTTCTCTCTTCATCGTGCTTTGTTGGCCGCCGTTCTCAATACACACCCACGTGAATATCGTGCGGCGCTTGACTCAAGCCGTAAAGTTGGATTCAAGGATGTAAAGGGCTTTATTCAACAGAATGTAAAACCTAACATCTTCGCGTCATCAAAGTTTATCCGTTCTGATTTCGATGAGGATAAGAAAAAGATGATAGATTACTACAACACTCAAGGTTATCGTGATGCAGAAATCCTCTCAGATACAATCGTAAGGCATAATAAAAACAGTATTGATATAATATTTAAACTGTCAGAAGGAAGGAAATACTATTTCAGAAACATATTCTGGACAGGGAATTATCTTCACCCGGCATCTACATTAAATAAGATCCTTGATATCAAGAAGGGAGATGTTTACAACAAAGAAATGATTGACAGGAAAACCTCATTCAATCCGAAGGGGGCTGACATCAGTGGACTTTATATGGATGATGGTTATTTGTTCTTCCGCGTAAATGCTGTTGAAGTTGCCATCGTCGGAGATTCGATTGATCTTGAAATGAGAATCTTTGAAGGAGAGCAGGCGATCATTGATCGTGTGATCATCAGTGGAAATGAACGTACCAGTGATCACGTAATCCGTCGTGAGTTAAGCACTATCCCAGGGCAAAAATTCAGAAGATCAGACATCATAAGAACACAACAGTTGTTGTCTTCCATGGGATATTTCAATCCTCAGAAAATTGAACAGGACATCAGACCTAATCAGGCAAATGGAACTGTTGATATTGAATGGAAAGTAGAAGAGCAATCCAATGACCAGGTACAACTTTCTGGTGGTTGGGGCGGATACTATGGTTTTGTAGGAACGGTTGGACTTACGTTCAACAACTTCTCTATGCGCAACGTTGGACATTTTGAAAAATGGAAACCACTGCCAGTTGGAGATGGGCAGAAACTTTCACTTCAGGCACAGGCGAATGGTGCTTCGTTCCAGAGCTATTCACTCTCATTCACTGAGCCATGGTTAGGAGGTTCAAGACCTAATTCCTTTACGGTAAGTCTTTCTCATTCGATCTCAAGAAGACCGAATAGCAACTATCAATTCACAGATGACTTCTCATTGAAGCAAAGTGGAATAACACTTTCATTGGGGCGTCGTCTTGAATGGCCGGATAATTATTTCTCTCTTACAAACTCGGTTTCGTTCCTCGTTTATAACTACAACAACTATTTATACGGATCGACATCATTGCCGGCTGTGGGGCAAACCAATAGTTTAACGTTTAATACAACACTTGCGAGAACCAGTATTGATAATCCAATGTTCCCAACATCTGGTTCAGAAATCAGATTGAGTGTTTCGTTGACGCCACCGTATTCATTGTTCAGAAATGATAATTATGTAAAGGACATTAATGAGCGTTACAAATGGCTCGAGCTTCATAAATGGATGTTTGACTCCAAATTTTATGTAAAGCTTCTGGGAAGTCAAAAACCTAACGGAAGAAGTCTTGTCATGGAGGCGAGGGCGCACATGGGCTTCATTGGAAGATATAATTCAAAATTGCCACAAGGACCGTTTGAAAGATTCTTCATGGGTGGTGCCGGTCTTGCCGGAGGATTCAACTCATATGTATTAGGGCAGGAAATCGTAGGTCTGAGAGGTTATGCTGATAATCTTATCACTCCGCCATTGTATGCGTTGCGAAATGGAAATTCGGCTACTACCATTGAAGGAGGAATTGTTTACGACAAATTCGTAATGGAATTAAGATATCCAATTTCTACCAGTCAGTCTGCCACGATATATACTTTCGTGTTTGGAGAAGCAGGAAACAACTGGGATAATTTCTATGAATTTAATCCGTTTAATTCCTATCGATCAGCAGGTTTCGGAGCACGCATCTTTATGCCAGCCTTTGGACTCATAGGACTAAACTGGGCTTACGGGTTTGACAAGATTAAAAACGCAACGGATATCAGCGGATCTCAATTCCATTTCACAATTGGTCAACAAATCCGTTAA